In Arthrobacter citreus, a single genomic region encodes these proteins:
- a CDS encoding 2Fe-2S iron-sulfur cluster binding domain-containing protein produces the protein MPKLNFATSGKVLEVPENSNILRMSLRFDGELPNRCGGGVCGSCVCKIEEGTVDHIKVQERRKLGEEWLSKGYRLGCQAFINDEDVTISWDKEVTEKVKKRKLDHPKKKVTTTP, from the coding sequence ATGCCGAAGCTGAATTTTGCTACTAGTGGAAAAGTATTAGAAGTACCGGAAAACTCCAATATTTTACGTATGTCTCTTCGTTTTGATGGGGAATTACCAAATCGATGCGGTGGAGGTGTTTGTGGATCCTGCGTCTGTAAAATTGAAGAGGGTACTGTTGATCATATAAAAGTACAAGAGCGTCGAAAGCTTGGAGAAGAATGGTTGAGTAAAGGGTATCGTTTAGGTTGTCAAGCTTTCATCAATGACGAAGATGTAACGATTTCCTGGGATAAAGAAGTAACAGAAAAAGTGAAAAAACGAAAATTAGATCATCCGAAAAAGAAAGTAACAACTACACCATAA
- a CDS encoding aspartate dehydrogenase gives MASLKIGLIGYGAIGQDIVKYINEGKAGDVMLNAVLVRRKDKYASQISHLFFENEEAFFELGLDVIIEAAGHEAIYKYGKRALSSNSDFVIASVGALADDTLLAELETAAKLNNSRIMIPSAAIAGLDRVAASMLQSVDEVKLVTRKPPSAWRGTIAEDKVDLDTVKEPLCIYSGVARESSKLFPESTNVSAALSLAGVGFEKTKVEVYVDPTITRNTHQIIVKGYFGEMEVKVQNIPSATNPKTGYIVAMSICNALKSRTSSIVIGV, from the coding sequence ATTGCTTCGCTTAAAATTGGACTAATAGGTTATGGAGCGATTGGACAGGATATCGTCAAATATATAAACGAAGGAAAAGCCGGTGACGTCATGTTAAATGCAGTACTCGTACGAAGAAAAGATAAATATGCATCTCAAATTAGCCATTTATTTTTTGAGAACGAAGAAGCTTTTTTCGAATTAGGATTGGATGTTATTATTGAAGCTGCGGGTCATGAAGCTATCTACAAATATGGAAAAAGGGCTCTATCTTCTAATAGTGATTTTGTTATTGCTTCTGTGGGCGCACTAGCAGATGATACACTTCTAGCTGAACTGGAAACCGCTGCAAAGCTTAATAACAGCAGGATCATGATCCCTTCTGCCGCAATTGCCGGTTTGGATCGTGTGGCTGCTTCAATGTTACAGAGTGTTGATGAAGTGAAACTTGTAACTAGAAAACCACCAAGTGCTTGGCGAGGGACTATTGCAGAAGACAAGGTAGACTTAGACACTGTAAAAGAACCACTTTGCATATACAGTGGTGTTGCTAGAGAATCTTCTAAGCTTTTTCCAGAGAGCACAAATGTTTCAGCTGCACTAAGTCTTGCAGGTGTAGGATTTGAAAAAACAAAAGTGGAAGTATATGTTGATCCGACTATTACCCGAAATACACACCAAATCATCGTAAAAGGCTATTTTGGTGAGATGGAAGTGAAGGTACAAAATATTCCTTCTGCTACTAATCCAAAGACTGGCTATATTGTAGCAATGAGTATTTGTAATGCATTAAAAAGTAGAACTTCCTCTATAGTGATTGGAGTATAA
- a CDS encoding chromate transporter translates to MVYWNIFWSFFVANILGYGGGPATIPLIQKEVIARGWLTHQEFNEALAMGNSLPGPIATKMAGYIGFHEGGIVGSFLAVFATVAPSLILMLTLMGILYKYRHSIQVKRMTLYVKPTIAVLLGVMAFNSFHDSFSQIGIGQFLFLGVISYILMEKVKLHPAFIVMGALLYGGLNL, encoded by the coding sequence ATGGTATATTGGAACATTTTCTGGTCGTTTTTTGTTGCTAATATTTTAGGGTATGGCGGTGGCCCTGCGACAATTCCTCTTATTCAAAAAGAAGTGATCGCAAGAGGATGGCTAACGCATCAAGAATTTAATGAGGCTCTTGCTATGGGGAATTCTCTTCCAGGACCGATTGCTACGAAAATGGCAGGGTATATCGGATTTCATGAGGGTGGAATAGTTGGCTCTTTTTTGGCAGTATTCGCTACAGTTGCCCCATCACTAATCCTCATGTTGACTCTAATGGGAATTTTGTATAAATATCGTCATTCAATCCAAGTTAAGCGAATGACTCTCTATGTCAAGCCGACAATCGCGGTATTGCTTGGTGTTATGGCTTTTAATTCATTTCACGATTCATTTTCTCAAATCGGTATCGGACAATTTTTATTTTTAGGAGTGATTAGCTACATATTAATGGAGAAAGTAAAGCTACATCCAGCTTTTATTGTAATGGGAGCATTGTTATACGGTGGATTAAATTTATAA
- a CDS encoding chromate transporter — protein sequence MKQLNIFIAFFRSSMLGYGGGPSTIPLVHKEVVDRFKWMNDEEFGDVLAIGNTLPGPINTKMAGYIGFKVGGSVGMINAIIATILPTIILMVILLTTLVTFKDLKWVQGMTKAIVPVVGVMLGVLTWQFVQGSVKGLKWPFTIGHILVGVVLMQYFHIHPGFIIGGLLIFALVKPTNSVEGKKSKGLSA from the coding sequence ATGAAACAATTAAACATCTTTATCGCCTTTTTCAGAAGCAGCATGCTTGGATATGGAGGTGGACCTTCAACCATTCCTTTAGTACATAAAGAAGTGGTTGATCGCTTTAAATGGATGAACGATGAAGAATTCGGTGATGTTCTAGCAATTGGAAATACTTTACCGGGACCAATCAATACAAAAATGGCAGGATACATCGGATTCAAAGTTGGTGGCTCGGTGGGGATGATCAATGCCATTATCGCTACGATTCTACCGACGATTATCTTAATGGTTATTTTATTAACAACACTCGTTACATTTAAAGATTTAAAATGGGTGCAAGGGATGACTAAAGCCATCGTTCCAGTAGTTGGAGTAATGCTTGGTGTATTAACTTGGCAATTTGTACAAGGTTCGGTTAAGGGGCTAAAATGGCCATTTACAATCGGTCACATTTTGGTAGGAGTTGTTTTAATGCAATATTTTCATATACATCCAGGATTTATTATTGGTGGTCTCTTGATATTTGCATTAGTAAAGCCAACCAATTCAGTAGAAGGTAAAAAATCAAAAGGACTGTCTGCATAA